Proteins encoded by one window of Conger conger chromosome 1, fConCon1.1, whole genome shotgun sequence:
- the LOC133142258 gene encoding serine/threonine-protein kinase PAK 5-like, translating to MFGKRKKQLEISEPSNFEHRVHTDFNAEEQTFTGLPQQWQTLLDDTANRPKPVVDPAFITSVQLSPMKVTVRGGKLEKDGNLNGLMEEFDSVSVSPSLQHQASLCPDSSVTEENGVPASSSILRQGGPFRDSGVEFFPRGSVRLPQSRAHPSGASAPHPALLQHKPSPYLHPPSQPSPSYTPPGAYSRPPPSYPLQGPYPPPSWVSGSDRVARVSHEQFRAALQLVVSPGDPRDYLADFVKIGEGSTGVVFIATETHSGKRVAVKKMDLRKQQRRELLFNEVVIMKDYHHKNVVDLYDSYVVDDELWVVMEFLEGGALTDIVTHTRMNEEQIATVCLSVLRALSYLHTQGVIHRDIKSDSILLTSDGRIKLSDFGFCARVSGEVQKRRSLVGTPYWMAPEVISRVPYGPEVDIWSLGVMIIEMVDGEPPYFNEPPLQAMRRIRDNLPPRLKDSQKVSPILRAFLDLMLVREPSQRATAQELLRHPFLKLSGTSSCILPLMRHFR from the exons ATGTTTGGAAAGAGGAAAAAGCAGCTGGAGATCTCTGAGCCATCAAACTTTGAGCATCGCGTCCACACAGACTTCAACGCAGAGGAGCAGACTTTCACCGGACTGCCGCAACAATGGCAGACCCTGCTGGACGACACTGCCAACCGGCCCAAACCTGTGGTGGACCCAGCTTTCATCACATCGGTACAGCTGTCCCCTATGAAG GTGACTGTTCGGGGTGGCAAGCTGGAAAAGGACGGCAATCTCAATGGGCTGATGGAAGAGTTTGACAGCGTTTCAGTTAGCCCCTCACTCCAGCACCAGGCCAGCCTCTGCCCTGACTCCAGCGTCACAGAGGAGAACGGCGTTCcggcctcctcctccatcttgaGGCAGGG CGGGCCATTCCGGGACAGCGGTGTCGAGTTCTTCCCCCGCGGGAGCGTCAGACTACCTCAGAGCCGCGCCCACCCTAGCGGCGCCAGCGCCCCGCACCCCGCCCTGCTGCAACACAAACCCTCACCCTACCTGCACCCCCCGTCGCAGCCCAGCCCGTCCTACACCCCTCCGGGGGCCTACTcccgccccccgccctcctACCCTCTGCAGGGGCCATACCCGCCGCCCAGCTGGGTCTCCGGCTCAGACCGGGTGGCCCGGGTCTCCCATGAACAGTTTCGGGCGGCCCTGCAGCTTGTGGTGAGCCCAGGCGACCCGCGGGATTACCTGGCCGATTTTGTCAAGATCGGGGAGGGCTCCACGGGTGTTGTTTTCATTGCCACGGAAACGCACAGTGGGAAGAGGGTAGCGGTGAAGAAGATGGACCTACGGAAGCAGCAAAGGCGGGAGCTGCTCTTCAATGAG GTGGTTATAATGAAAGACTATCATCACAAGAATGTGGTGGACCTCTACGACAGCTACGTGGTTGATGACGAGCTTTGGGTTGTCATGGAGTTCCTGGAGGGCGGAGCCCTGACTGATATCGTCACTCATACCAG GATGAACGAGGAACAGATTGCCACTGTTTGTCTATCGGTCCTGAGAGCGCTGTCATACCTCCATACACAGGGAGTGATTCACCGGGACATCAAGAGCGACTCCATCCTGCTGACCAGTGACGGGCGG atcAAACTGTCTGATTTTGGTTTTTGCGCTCGTGTCTCTGGTGAGGTCCAGAAGAGGCGGTCTTTGGTGGGCACACCGTACTGGATGGCACCTGAGGTCATCTCTAGAGTGCCATACGGCCccgag GTGGATATCTGGTCCTTGGGGGTTATGATCATAGAGATGGTGGATGGGGAGCCCCCCTATTTTAATGAGCCTCCCCTACAGGCCATGAGGAGAATCCGGGACAACCTGCCTCCTCGGTTAAAAGATTCCCAAAAG GTCTCTCCAATACTACGTGCTTTCCTGGACCTGATGCTGGTGAGGGAGCCCTCTCAGCGTGCTACGGCCCAGGAGCTCCTACGCCACCCTTTCCTCAAACTCTCCGGCACCTCCTCTTGCATCCTCCCGCTAATGAGGCATTTCCGCTAA